CTCCGTGCCCGCAATCGTGCCGCGTGTGAGGAAGACAACCAAGATGGCGGTACCGGTTGCACCGGCTAGCTGCTGCACGGTGTTCATGCCGGCCGAGCCATGGCTGTACAGGTTGTCCGGCAAGGAGCTCACCGCCGTGGTCATCATTGGGGTCATCATCATGGCCATGCCGACGGAGAAGGTGATGTGCATGGCAACAACCATCCACACTGCGGACTCCTCGCTCAGCGTAATCATGGAACCAACGCCGATGAGCATCAAGATGGTGCCCGGAATAGCCAGCGGGAATGGTCCGTAGGAGTCAAAGAGACGACCGACGAATGGGGACATAATCGCCTGGAACACGCCACCTGGCATAACCACCAGGCCGGTGACCAGCGCGGTCACGCCGAGGGAGGTCTGCAGGTAAATCGGCAGCACGGTTGCAAAACCGAGCATGGCGCCAAACGAAATCAGGATGACGGAAACCGCCAGGGTGAAGTTACGGATGGTGAATGGGCGCAGGTCCAAGAATGCCTTGTTTTCTTTGCCCAGCTTGATTTGGCGCATCACGAACAGCACCAGGGAAACCGCACCGATGACGGCCACTGCGATTGCCACGGTGCCCTCACCGGCCAGCATGGATTCCATGGAAGACAGGCCATAAATCAAGCCGCCGAAAGCGATGGCGGAGAGGAAGAAGGACAAGATATCCAGCGGAACCTTGCGGTTTTCGCCCACGTTTTTCAACTTGAACCAACCAGCGATCAAGACCAAAGCGATGAGTGGAACCATCAACCAGAACACCCAGTGCCAGGTCAGGGAGTTAACAATCGCGCCACCAACTGTTGGGCCGAGCGCCGGTGCTACGGAGATAACAATGGAGATAATGCCCATGACGGAACCGCGCCGCTGGCGCGGAACCAGCGTCATTGCCACTGTCATCAGCAACGGGATAACCAGTGCCGTGCCGGCCGCCTGAATCAGGCGGCCGATGAACAAAAACACGAACGCCGGCGCGAGGGCCGCAACAACGGTGCCGCTCAGAAACAGCAAACATGCAGTAATAAACACCTGGCGGGTGGTAAAACGCTCAATGGCGAAACCAGTAGCCGGAATGACCACAGCCATGGTCAGCATAAAACCGGTGAGCAACCACTGCACTGTAGTTGCTGGCACAGCGTATTCCGCCATGATGGCTGGTAACGCCACCGACAGCGAGGTCTCATTCAAAATCATGATGGTCGCTGCGCCGACCAGGACCGCCAACGTGGTCTTCACGTCAGCGGGCAGTTTATCCGGGCTGGCCGCGGTTGCGGGCGCCTGGGTATTTTCTTGTGACACTAGAGATTTCTTTCTTAACTAAACACGCATTGCTTTAAGGAAAACATGGGGAGAGGAAATTGAGCACCGCGTGAAATCTCGCGCCGGTACCTAAAGACAAAAAAGGGCCCATGCGGTATGAGCCGAAAAATTGGTCAACCGCATTAGAGCTAGCAACAGGTTACGGAATTTTAATCCACATAGATAGCCCACAGCGCCCTGCTGTAACTGAAAACACTATGTGTACGCGGTGTGCACTATTGCTAGCTCTCCGGCAGTGGCCCCGGAGTGTGGTCAGCACGTAGTCGCTTGATGATGTTCTCCGCAGAAATCAGACACAACGGCACGCCAACGCCAGGCACCGTGGTTGCTCCCGCGTAGTAGAGACTTTCCACCTTGGCGGACTTGTTTTTACCGCGAAAGAACGCCGATTGCGCCAGCGTATGCGCCGGACCAATCGCCCCACCGGACCAGGAGTAGTAACGCTCAGCAAAATCCGCCGGGCCGACAGTTTTGGACACCACAATGCGTTGTGCAAGGTCATCAATGCCCGCCCACTGGGCGATAAGCGCTATCGCTTGCTTAGCGATGCTCCGCACGCGCTCATCTTCCCCCCGGCCAGCAACACCGCCATTCACTTTGCTGCTGTCTTCTATGTAGGCACTACCGTGCCCGATCTCGGGCTCAGCGGCAGCTGGTACCAACACGAAGAGGTTTTCATAACCTTCTGGTGCGACATCTGCATCCGTGGCGGAAGTCTTAGAAACATAAATCGAGTGCGACCAAGATTTCTGCAGAGACTTCTGCGGGCCGAACACGGCTTCGAAATCAGGATCCCAGTCCCTGCTAAATAGCAAAGTGTGGTGTGCCAGCTCCGGTAGCTTGCCTTTAACCCCGGCATAGATGAGAACAGAACTTAAACCCGGGTTGCGTTTGTCCCAATACTTTTCCGGATAGGTCTGCAAGCTTTGCGGCAACAACTTCGTTTCTGTGTACTTCAAATCGGCCGCCGACACCACAACATCCGCCGTAATAATTCGGCCGTGTTGACCGTGTTGGCCGTGCTCTCCGTCTCCGTCCATGTCCCCACCAGCAATACGCACACCTCGCACGCGCTGTTTCTTTCCAAAGGTCACGATTTCGGTGACTTCCGTGGCCATCTGGAACTTCACACCATTGTCTTTGGCAAGGCGGACAAGGGAATCCACAACCGCCGCGAATCCACCGCGCGGATACTTTGGCCCCTGAATGAGGTCAGTGTGGCTCATCAGCGAATACAACGCCGGGGCTTGTTTTGGTTCTGTGGAGAGAAATACCGCGGGGTAGCTCAGCACCTGGCGCAGTCGGCTATCTTGCGCAACGGTCTTCACATAGGAATCCAGGCTTCGCGCCAACAGCACTGCCAGCAGGCGTGCATGCAGCAGCATCTCCCAGGTCATGAGGTTTTGCGGGCGCGTGAAGTTGTTATAGAGGAACTTTTGAATCGCCACCTCATAGACCAAAGAAGACTTCTGCAGATACTTACGCAGCCGCTCGCCCGCCCCAGGTTCAATGCTTTCAAAGGTATCGATGATGGTCTCTGGCGTGATATCAAGAACGCGGTCTAACGCATTTCCAGCGTCTCCAGCCCCCTCGGTGCCCACAACGCCCTCAGCATCCTGTTCATCTGCAGAAGGTCCAGTAATGACGCGGTAAGCCGGCTGCAGGTCAACCAGGTCCAGTTGTTCTTCGGTGGTCGTGCCGCACAGGCGGTAGAAGTGGTCGAATGCTTCTGGCATGAGATACCAGCTGGGGCCGGAATCCCAACGAAAGCCCGGTGCGTCCTGCGTGGTGTAGCTACCAGCACGTCCTCCGGGTTGGCTCAAACGGTCAATAACCGTGACGTCATAGCCTTCACGGCTGAGCAAAGTCGCGGTTGCAAGACCTGCGACACCAGCGCCAATGACTACTGCTGACTGTTCGCTCATTACCTTACTTCGAGCCCTTCTTCTGATTATCCTTCTTCAAAACGGTGCGCGGAATGCGTGCCAAGACTCTGGTCTTACGCGCTGGCGACAGGCTCACGCGTGTGCTCAGCAGTTCCGCTGCGGTAAGACGATCGATGTCATTAGTCAGTTCATTAAAAAGCTCAAGTGCTGCGACTACTCCAATACGGGCATC
This region of Corynebacterium casei LMG S-19264 genomic DNA includes:
- a CDS encoding MDR family MFS transporter: MSQENTQAPATAASPDKLPADVKTTLAVLVGAATIMILNETSLSVALPAIMAEYAVPATTVQWLLTGFMLTMAVVIPATGFAIERFTTRQVFITACLLFLSGTVVAALAPAFVFLFIGRLIQAAGTALVIPLLMTVAMTLVPRQRRGSVMGIISIVISVAPALGPTVGGAIVNSLTWHWVFWLMVPLIALVLIAGWFKLKNVGENRKVPLDILSFFLSAIAFGGLIYGLSSMESMLAGEGTVAIAVAVIGAVSLVLFVMRQIKLGKENKAFLDLRPFTIRNFTLAVSVILISFGAMLGFATVLPIYLQTSLGVTALVTGLVVMPGGVFQAIMSPFVGRLFDSYGPFPLAIPGTILMLIGVGSMITLSEESAVWMVVAMHITFSVGMAMMMTPMMTTAVSSLPDNLYSHGSAGMNTVQQLAGATGTAILVVFLTRGTIAGTESGMTEAAATAQGATMAFTFAAACMLVVVCLVPFVKRVNNDPELVEVTEPVSKDEAAKA
- the crtI gene encoding phytoene desaturase family protein, producing the protein MSEQSAVVIGAGVAGLATATLLSREGYDVTVIDRLSQPGGRAGSYTTQDAPGFRWDSGPSWYLMPEAFDHFYRLCGTTTEEQLDLVDLQPAYRVITGPSADEQDAEGVVGTEGAGDAGNALDRVLDITPETIIDTFESIEPGAGERLRKYLQKSSLVYEVAIQKFLYNNFTRPQNLMTWEMLLHARLLAVLLARSLDSYVKTVAQDSRLRQVLSYPAVFLSTEPKQAPALYSLMSHTDLIQGPKYPRGGFAAVVDSLVRLAKDNGVKFQMATEVTEIVTFGKKQRVRGVRIAGGDMDGDGEHGQHGQHGRIITADVVVSAADLKYTETKLLPQSLQTYPEKYWDKRNPGLSSVLIYAGVKGKLPELAHHTLLFSRDWDPDFEAVFGPQKSLQKSWSHSIYVSKTSATDADVAPEGYENLFVLVPAAAEPEIGHGSAYIEDSSKVNGGVAGRGEDERVRSIAKQAIALIAQWAGIDDLAQRIVVSKTVGPADFAERYYSWSGGAIGPAHTLAQSAFFRGKNKSAKVESLYYAGATTVPGVGVPLCLISAENIIKRLRADHTPGPLPES